A window from Leuconostoc mesenteroides subsp. mesenteroides encodes these proteins:
- a CDS encoding adenine phosphoribosyltransferase, with product MTVDLHNFVATVENYPEPGVSFRDISPLMGDGVAYKQAVDAIADFAKNLNVDLIAGPESRGFIVGSPLAYAMNIGFVPARKGGKLPREAVSASYTLEYGGVNELEIHKDAIKPGQRVLIVDDLLATGGTINATREIIEKLGGVVAGVAFIIELESLQGREKIMKAGEVPFLALMEY from the coding sequence ATGACAGTAGATTTACATAATTTTGTTGCAACAGTTGAAAATTACCCTGAACCAGGTGTTAGTTTTCGTGATATTTCACCATTAATGGGTGATGGTGTAGCCTATAAGCAAGCAGTAGATGCTATTGCTGATTTTGCTAAAAACTTAAACGTTGACTTAATTGCTGGTCCTGAATCACGTGGATTTATTGTAGGTTCTCCGCTGGCATATGCGATGAATATTGGCTTTGTCCCAGCTCGTAAAGGTGGTAAATTACCGCGTGAAGCTGTATCAGCATCTTATACATTGGAGTATGGTGGTGTTAATGAGTTAGAAATTCATAAGGATGCTATTAAGCCAGGACAACGAGTGTTGATTGTTGATGATTTGCTAGCAACAGGTGGCACAATTAATGCTACACGTGAAATTATTGAAAAACTTGGTGGTGTTGTTGCTGGCGTAGCTTTTATTATAGAACTAGAAAGCTTGCAAGGTCGTGAAAAAATTATGAAAGCTGGCGAAGTGC